Proteins from a single region of Cyanobium sp. Tous-M-B4:
- a CDS encoding Npun_F0494 family protein yields the protein MQHREATAIDPLLQNKRSLSRASQAMRCLPFRRAFYVEVNDRALSGGELCRRNDLQSLCQGAQSSDRVEAHWIWLIQLGVLRREVDGQGLTERVRLTPMGREVLAQWPGEIPGASGPIRLQHWLRRHRPRL from the coding sequence ATGCAACATCGGGAAGCCACCGCGATCGACCCCCTGCTTCAAAACAAACGCTCCCTGTCCAGGGCCAGCCAGGCAATGCGCTGCCTGCCATTTAGGCGGGCGTTTTACGTGGAGGTGAACGATCGGGCTCTCAGCGGCGGCGAGCTCTGCCGCCGGAACGACCTCCAGAGCCTTTGCCAGGGAGCACAGAGTTCCGATCGGGTTGAAGCCCATTGGATCTGGCTGATCCAGCTAGGAGTGCTGCGGCGCGAAGTGGACGGCCAGGGCCTCACCGAGCGGGTGCGGCTCACGCCCATGGGACGCGAAGTTTTAGCCCAGTGGCCTGGCGAGATTCCAGGCGCCAGCGGCCCCATTCGCCTGCAGCACTGGCTGCGGCGCCACCGGCCGCGGCTATGA
- a CDS encoding nucleoside triphosphate pyrophosphatase, whose amino-acid sequence MLVLASASPARRRLLEQAGIAHQVQVSGVDEESISDADPGQLVQRLARAKAEAVAQQLPQGTRVLGCDSLLVFNGEVFGKPADAGAARQRWLQMAGGWGELITGHCLTTSSEEAMVGSPQIAVVRTRLQFAAIDSDEIDAYVASGEPLQCAGGFALEGRGGLLVERIEGCFSNVIGLSLPLLRRWLRDQGRVDP is encoded by the coding sequence ATGCTCGTGCTCGCCTCCGCCTCCCCAGCTCGCCGGCGCCTGCTGGAGCAGGCCGGCATCGCCCACCAAGTGCAGGTGAGCGGCGTTGATGAGGAGTCGATCAGCGATGCCGATCCCGGCCAGCTTGTGCAGCGGCTGGCCCGGGCCAAAGCCGAAGCGGTGGCCCAACAACTGCCCCAGGGCACCAGGGTGCTTGGCTGCGATTCGCTGCTGGTTTTCAACGGTGAGGTGTTTGGCAAGCCAGCTGACGCTGGCGCTGCTCGGCAGCGCTGGTTGCAGATGGCAGGCGGTTGGGGTGAGCTGATCACCGGCCATTGCCTCACCACTAGTAGTGAAGAGGCGATGGTGGGCAGCCCTCAAATCGCCGTAGTTAGGACGCGGCTGCAATTTGCAGCTATCGACTCCGATGAAATCGACGCCTATGTAGCCAGTGGCGAACCCCTCCAGTGCGCCGGTGGCTTTGCCTTGGAGGGGCGTGGGGGATTACTGGTAGAGCGGATAGAAGGCTGCTTCAGCAACGTGATCGGCCTGAGCCTGCCGTTGCTGCGCCGATGGCTCAGGGATCAAGGAAGAGTTGATCCATAA